Proteins encoded by one window of Pseudomonadota bacterium:
- a CDS encoding NADH-quinone oxidoreductase subunit C — translation MSQAYEALAQQLGDRFPNAKVVYDARVDEVTVEVAAENLLESARVLRDDEALLFRQLIDLCGVDYLAYGDAEWATVDSTELGFSRGVDRYDPDSDPDHGSATRYAVAYHLLSLDKNLRLRVRVWIPDSELPVLPSVVEIWPVANWFEREAFDLFGIHFENHPDLRRLLTDYGFIGYPFRKDFPLIGNVEVRYNPEKGRVVYEPVQIEPRTLVPKVIREDQEHGEIAGGASQDA, via the coding sequence ATGAGTCAGGCGTACGAGGCATTAGCGCAGCAATTGGGCGATAGGTTTCCCAACGCCAAGGTCGTTTACGATGCCAGAGTCGATGAAGTGACCGTGGAGGTCGCGGCCGAGAACTTGCTGGAATCAGCGCGGGTGTTGCGGGATGACGAGGCCCTGTTGTTTCGTCAACTGATCGATCTTTGCGGTGTGGACTATCTGGCCTACGGTGACGCTGAGTGGGCGACGGTTGATTCGACGGAATTGGGCTTCAGCCGTGGTGTGGATCGCTATGACCCCGACAGCGACCCGGATCACGGTTCTGCCACACGTTACGCCGTTGCCTACCATCTGCTTTCGCTCGACAAAAATTTGCGTTTAAGGGTACGGGTTTGGATTCCGGATTCTGAGCTGCCTGTTTTGCCTTCGGTGGTCGAGATCTGGCCAGTGGCCAACTGGTTTGAGCGTGAGGCCTTTGATCTTTTCGGAATCCACTTCGAGAATCATCCCGATTTGCGCCGGCTCCTGACAGACTACGGCTTTATCGGCTACCCGTTCCGCAAGGATTTTCCTCTCATCGGCAATGTTGAGGTTCGCTACAACCCCGAGAAAGGCCGGGTTGTGTATGAGCCAGTGCAGATTGAGCCGAGAACGCTGGTGCCAAAGGTCATCCGTGAGGATCAAGAACACGGTGAGATCGCCGGGGGAGCGTCGCAAGATGCCTGA